The Synchiropus splendidus isolate RoL2022-P1 chromosome 1, RoL_Sspl_1.0, whole genome shotgun sequence genome includes a window with the following:
- the mbnl2 gene encoding muscleblind-like protein 2 isoform X7 produces MALNIASIRDTKWLTLEVCRQFQRGTCSRSDEECKFAHPSKSCQVENGRVIACFDSLKGRCTRENCKYLHPPSHLKTQLEINGRNNLIQQKTAAAMLAQQMQFMIPGTTMQPVHTFPVSQGLGSSTGLSYAPYLTPMSHSMGLVPTDILPTTPVIVPGSPPVSVTASSSTNQKLLRTDKLEVCREFQRGNCARGETDCRFAHPSDSPMIDTSDNTVRVCMDYIKSRCSREKCKYFHPPAHLQAKIKAAQHQANQTAVAAQAAATTAAMAFPHGVLQPLPKRPALEKSNGASSLFNPSVLHYQQALANAQLQQPAFFPTGSVLCMTPASSLVPMMYSATPATVSAATTPATSVPYAATAPANQIILK; encoded by the exons ATGGCTCTCAACATCGCATCGATACGTGACACAAAATGGCTGACCCTGGAAGTGTGCCGACAGTTCCAGAGAGGGACATGTTCACGCAGCGACGAAGAATGCAaatttgctcacccatccaaaaGCTGCCAGGTGGAGAACGGGAGAGTCATTGCATGTTTCGATTCATTAAAG GGTCGCTGCACGAGAGAGAACTGCAAATATCTGCACCCGCCGTCTCACCTGAAGACCCAGCTGGAGATCAATGGACGAAATAACCTGATACAGCAAAAGACCGCCGCCGCCATGTTGGCTCAGCAGATGCAGTTCATGATCCCCGGCACCACCATGCAGCCTGTG CACACCTTCCCGGTCAGCCAGGGCCTAGGTTCCAGTACTGGCCTGAGTTACGCACCCTACCTGACGCCGATGTCGCACAGCATGGGCCTGGTGCCCACTGACATCCTGCCCACCACCCCGGTCATCGTTCCTGGCAGCCCACCCGTTTCCGTCACGGCCAGCTCCTCCACAAACCAGAAACTGCTGCGTACTGACAAGCTGGAG GTGTGTCGTGAGTTCCAGAGAGGCAACTGCGCTCGCGGCGAGACGGACTGCCGCTTCGCTCACCCCAGCGACAGCCCCATGATCGACACCAGTGACAACACGGTCAGAGTCTGCATGGACTACATCAAGAGTCGATGCTCCCGCGAGAAGTGCAAGTACTTTCACCCTCCGGCTCACCTGCAGGCCAAGATCAAGGCGGCCCAACATCAGGCCAACCAGACGGCTGTAGCTGCACAAGCCGCTGCCACCACTGCAGCCATG GCCTTCCCTCACGGCGTCCTTCAGCCGCTACCAAAGCGACCGGCGCTTGAGAAAAGCAACGGAGCGAGTTCCCTCTTCAATCCCAGTGTTTTGCACTATCAGCAGGCGTTGGCCAACGCACAGCTCCAGCAGCCTGCTTTCTTTCCCACAG GGTCAGTCTTGTGCATGACTCCTGCTAGCAGTCTTG TCCCAATGATGTACAGTGCTACGCCTGCTACTGTCTCTGCAGCAACAACTCCTGCCACAAGTGTCCCCTACGCAGCAACAGCACCAGCCAATCAG
- the mbnl2 gene encoding muscleblind-like protein 2 isoform X11: protein MALNIASIRDTKWLTLEVCRQFQRGTCSRSDEECKFAHPSKSCQVENGRVIACFDSLKGRCTRENCKYLHPPSHLKTQLEINGRNNLIQQKTAAAMLAQQMQFMIPGTTMQPVHTFPVSQGLGSSTGLSYAPYLTPMSHSMGLVPTDILPTTPVIVPGSPPVSVTASSSTNQKLLRTDKLEVCREFQRGNCARGETDCRFAHPSDSPMIDTSDNTVRVCMDYIKSRCSREKCKYFHPPAHLQAKIKAAQHQANQTAVAAQAAATTAAMAFPHGVLQPLPKRPALEKSNGASSLFNPSVLHYQQALANAQLQQPAFFPTVPMMYSATPATVSAATTPATSVPYAATAPANQIILK, encoded by the exons ATGGCTCTCAACATCGCATCGATACGTGACACAAAATGGCTGACCCTGGAAGTGTGCCGACAGTTCCAGAGAGGGACATGTTCACGCAGCGACGAAGAATGCAaatttgctcacccatccaaaaGCTGCCAGGTGGAGAACGGGAGAGTCATTGCATGTTTCGATTCATTAAAG GGTCGCTGCACGAGAGAGAACTGCAAATATCTGCACCCGCCGTCTCACCTGAAGACCCAGCTGGAGATCAATGGACGAAATAACCTGATACAGCAAAAGACCGCCGCCGCCATGTTGGCTCAGCAGATGCAGTTCATGATCCCCGGCACCACCATGCAGCCTGTG CACACCTTCCCGGTCAGCCAGGGCCTAGGTTCCAGTACTGGCCTGAGTTACGCACCCTACCTGACGCCGATGTCGCACAGCATGGGCCTGGTGCCCACTGACATCCTGCCCACCACCCCGGTCATCGTTCCTGGCAGCCCACCCGTTTCCGTCACGGCCAGCTCCTCCACAAACCAGAAACTGCTGCGTACTGACAAGCTGGAG GTGTGTCGTGAGTTCCAGAGAGGCAACTGCGCTCGCGGCGAGACGGACTGCCGCTTCGCTCACCCCAGCGACAGCCCCATGATCGACACCAGTGACAACACGGTCAGAGTCTGCATGGACTACATCAAGAGTCGATGCTCCCGCGAGAAGTGCAAGTACTTTCACCCTCCGGCTCACCTGCAGGCCAAGATCAAGGCGGCCCAACATCAGGCCAACCAGACGGCTGTAGCTGCACAAGCCGCTGCCACCACTGCAGCCATG GCCTTCCCTCACGGCGTCCTTCAGCCGCTACCAAAGCGACCGGCGCTTGAGAAAAGCAACGGAGCGAGTTCCCTCTTCAATCCCAGTGTTTTGCACTATCAGCAGGCGTTGGCCAACGCACAGCTCCAGCAGCCTGCTTTCTTTCCCACAG TCCCAATGATGTACAGTGCTACGCCTGCTACTGTCTCTGCAGCAACAACTCCTGCCACAAGTGTCCCCTACGCAGCAACAGCACCAGCCAATCAG
- the mbnl2 gene encoding muscleblind-like protein 2 isoform X2, giving the protein MALNIASIRDTKWLTLEVCRQFQRGTCSRSDEECKFAHPSKSCQVENGRVIACFDSLKGRCTRENCKYLHPPSHLKTQLEINGRNNLIQQKTAAAMLAQQMQFMIPGTTMQPVHTFPVSQGLGSSTGLSYAPYLTPMSHSMGLVPTDILPTTPVIVPGSPPVSVTASSSTNQKLLRTDKLEVCREFQRGNCARGETDCRFAHPSDSPMIDTSDNTVRVCMDYIKSRCSREKCKYFHPPAHLQAKIKAAQHQANQTAVAAQAAATTAAMTQSTAKAMKRPLEATVELAFPHGVLQPLPKRPALEKSNGASSLFNPSVLHYQQALANAQLQQPAFFPTGSVLCMTPASSLVPMMYSATPATVSAATTPATSVPYAATAPANQIILK; this is encoded by the exons ATGGCTCTCAACATCGCATCGATACGTGACACAAAATGGCTGACCCTGGAAGTGTGCCGACAGTTCCAGAGAGGGACATGTTCACGCAGCGACGAAGAATGCAaatttgctcacccatccaaaaGCTGCCAGGTGGAGAACGGGAGAGTCATTGCATGTTTCGATTCATTAAAG GGTCGCTGCACGAGAGAGAACTGCAAATATCTGCACCCGCCGTCTCACCTGAAGACCCAGCTGGAGATCAATGGACGAAATAACCTGATACAGCAAAAGACCGCCGCCGCCATGTTGGCTCAGCAGATGCAGTTCATGATCCCCGGCACCACCATGCAGCCTGTG CACACCTTCCCGGTCAGCCAGGGCCTAGGTTCCAGTACTGGCCTGAGTTACGCACCCTACCTGACGCCGATGTCGCACAGCATGGGCCTGGTGCCCACTGACATCCTGCCCACCACCCCGGTCATCGTTCCTGGCAGCCCACCCGTTTCCGTCACGGCCAGCTCCTCCACAAACCAGAAACTGCTGCGTACTGACAAGCTGGAG GTGTGTCGTGAGTTCCAGAGAGGCAACTGCGCTCGCGGCGAGACGGACTGCCGCTTCGCTCACCCCAGCGACAGCCCCATGATCGACACCAGTGACAACACGGTCAGAGTCTGCATGGACTACATCAAGAGTCGATGCTCCCGCGAGAAGTGCAAGTACTTTCACCCTCCGGCTCACCTGCAGGCCAAGATCAAGGCGGCCCAACATCAGGCCAACCAGACGGCTGTAGCTGCACAAGCCGCTGCCACCACTGCAGCCATG ACTCAGTCGACTGCCAAAGCAATGAAGCGACCCCTCGAGGCAACTGTAGAACTG GCCTTCCCTCACGGCGTCCTTCAGCCGCTACCAAAGCGACCGGCGCTTGAGAAAAGCAACGGAGCGAGTTCCCTCTTCAATCCCAGTGTTTTGCACTATCAGCAGGCGTTGGCCAACGCACAGCTCCAGCAGCCTGCTTTCTTTCCCACAG GGTCAGTCTTGTGCATGACTCCTGCTAGCAGTCTTG TCCCAATGATGTACAGTGCTACGCCTGCTACTGTCTCTGCAGCAACAACTCCTGCCACAAGTGTCCCCTACGCAGCAACAGCACCAGCCAATCAG
- the mbnl2 gene encoding muscleblind-like protein 2 isoform X4, translating to MALNIASIRDTKWLTLEVCRQFQRGTCSRSDEECKFAHPSKSCQVENGRVIACFDSLKGRCTRENCKYLHPPSHLKTQLEINGRNNLIQQKTAAAMLAQQMQFMIPGTTMQPVHTFPVSQGLGSSTGLSYAPYLTPMSHSMGLVPTDILPTTPVIVPGSPPVSVTASSSTNQKLLRTDKLEVCREFQRGNCARGETDCRFAHPSDSPMIDTSDNTVRVCMDYIKSRCSREKCKYFHPPAHLQAKIKAAQHQANQTAVAAQAAATTAAMTQSTAKAMKRPLEATVELAFPHGVLQPLPKRPALEKSNGASSLFNPSVLHYQQALANAQLQQPAFFPTVPMMYSATPATVSAATTPATSVPYAATAPANQIILK from the exons ATGGCTCTCAACATCGCATCGATACGTGACACAAAATGGCTGACCCTGGAAGTGTGCCGACAGTTCCAGAGAGGGACATGTTCACGCAGCGACGAAGAATGCAaatttgctcacccatccaaaaGCTGCCAGGTGGAGAACGGGAGAGTCATTGCATGTTTCGATTCATTAAAG GGTCGCTGCACGAGAGAGAACTGCAAATATCTGCACCCGCCGTCTCACCTGAAGACCCAGCTGGAGATCAATGGACGAAATAACCTGATACAGCAAAAGACCGCCGCCGCCATGTTGGCTCAGCAGATGCAGTTCATGATCCCCGGCACCACCATGCAGCCTGTG CACACCTTCCCGGTCAGCCAGGGCCTAGGTTCCAGTACTGGCCTGAGTTACGCACCCTACCTGACGCCGATGTCGCACAGCATGGGCCTGGTGCCCACTGACATCCTGCCCACCACCCCGGTCATCGTTCCTGGCAGCCCACCCGTTTCCGTCACGGCCAGCTCCTCCACAAACCAGAAACTGCTGCGTACTGACAAGCTGGAG GTGTGTCGTGAGTTCCAGAGAGGCAACTGCGCTCGCGGCGAGACGGACTGCCGCTTCGCTCACCCCAGCGACAGCCCCATGATCGACACCAGTGACAACACGGTCAGAGTCTGCATGGACTACATCAAGAGTCGATGCTCCCGCGAGAAGTGCAAGTACTTTCACCCTCCGGCTCACCTGCAGGCCAAGATCAAGGCGGCCCAACATCAGGCCAACCAGACGGCTGTAGCTGCACAAGCCGCTGCCACCACTGCAGCCATG ACTCAGTCGACTGCCAAAGCAATGAAGCGACCCCTCGAGGCAACTGTAGAACTG GCCTTCCCTCACGGCGTCCTTCAGCCGCTACCAAAGCGACCGGCGCTTGAGAAAAGCAACGGAGCGAGTTCCCTCTTCAATCCCAGTGTTTTGCACTATCAGCAGGCGTTGGCCAACGCACAGCTCCAGCAGCCTGCTTTCTTTCCCACAG TCCCAATGATGTACAGTGCTACGCCTGCTACTGTCTCTGCAGCAACAACTCCTGCCACAAGTGTCCCCTACGCAGCAACAGCACCAGCCAATCAG
- the mbnl2 gene encoding muscleblind-like protein 2 isoform X6: MALNIASIRDTKWLTLEVCRQFQRGTCSRSDEECKFAHPSKSCQVENGRVIACFDSLKGRCTRENCKYLHPPSHLKTQLEINGRNNLIQQKTAAAMLAQQMQFMIPGTTMQPVHTFPVSQGLGSSTGLSYAPYLTPMSHSMGLVPTDILPTTPVIVPGSPPVSVTASSSTNQKLLRTDKLEVCREFQRGNCARGETDCRFAHPSDSPMIDTSDNTVRVCMDYIKSRCSREKCKYFHPPAHLQAKIKAAQHQANQTAVAAQAAATTAAMTQSTAKAMKRPLEATVELAFPHGVLQPLPKRPALEKSNGASSLFNPSVLHYQQALANAQLQQPAFFPTGSVLCMTPASSLATTPATSVPYAATAPANQIILK, encoded by the exons ATGGCTCTCAACATCGCATCGATACGTGACACAAAATGGCTGACCCTGGAAGTGTGCCGACAGTTCCAGAGAGGGACATGTTCACGCAGCGACGAAGAATGCAaatttgctcacccatccaaaaGCTGCCAGGTGGAGAACGGGAGAGTCATTGCATGTTTCGATTCATTAAAG GGTCGCTGCACGAGAGAGAACTGCAAATATCTGCACCCGCCGTCTCACCTGAAGACCCAGCTGGAGATCAATGGACGAAATAACCTGATACAGCAAAAGACCGCCGCCGCCATGTTGGCTCAGCAGATGCAGTTCATGATCCCCGGCACCACCATGCAGCCTGTG CACACCTTCCCGGTCAGCCAGGGCCTAGGTTCCAGTACTGGCCTGAGTTACGCACCCTACCTGACGCCGATGTCGCACAGCATGGGCCTGGTGCCCACTGACATCCTGCCCACCACCCCGGTCATCGTTCCTGGCAGCCCACCCGTTTCCGTCACGGCCAGCTCCTCCACAAACCAGAAACTGCTGCGTACTGACAAGCTGGAG GTGTGTCGTGAGTTCCAGAGAGGCAACTGCGCTCGCGGCGAGACGGACTGCCGCTTCGCTCACCCCAGCGACAGCCCCATGATCGACACCAGTGACAACACGGTCAGAGTCTGCATGGACTACATCAAGAGTCGATGCTCCCGCGAGAAGTGCAAGTACTTTCACCCTCCGGCTCACCTGCAGGCCAAGATCAAGGCGGCCCAACATCAGGCCAACCAGACGGCTGTAGCTGCACAAGCCGCTGCCACCACTGCAGCCATG ACTCAGTCGACTGCCAAAGCAATGAAGCGACCCCTCGAGGCAACTGTAGAACTG GCCTTCCCTCACGGCGTCCTTCAGCCGCTACCAAAGCGACCGGCGCTTGAGAAAAGCAACGGAGCGAGTTCCCTCTTCAATCCCAGTGTTTTGCACTATCAGCAGGCGTTGGCCAACGCACAGCTCCAGCAGCCTGCTTTCTTTCCCACAG GGTCAGTCTTGTGCATGACTCCTGCTAGCAGTCTTG CAACAACTCCTGCCACAAGTGTCCCCTACGCAGCAACAGCACCAGCCAATCAG
- the mbnl2 gene encoding muscleblind-like protein 2 isoform X9: MALNIASIRDTKWLTLEVCRQFQRGTCSRSDEECKFAHPSKSCQVENGRVIACFDSLKGRCTRENCKYLHPPSHLKTQLEINGRNNLIQQKTAAAMLAQQMQFMIPGTTMQPVHTFPVSQGLGSSTGLSYAPYLTPMSHSMGLVPTDILPTTPVIVPGSPPVSVTASSSTNQKLLRTDKLEVCREFQRGNCARGETDCRFAHPSDSPMIDTSDNTVRVCMDYIKSRCSREKCKYFHPPAHLQAKIKAAQHQANQTAVAAQAAATTAAMTQSTAKAMKRPLEATVELAFPHGVLQPLPKRPALEKSNGASSLFNPSVLHYQQALANAQLQQPAFFPTATTPATSVPYAATAPANQIILK, encoded by the exons ATGGCTCTCAACATCGCATCGATACGTGACACAAAATGGCTGACCCTGGAAGTGTGCCGACAGTTCCAGAGAGGGACATGTTCACGCAGCGACGAAGAATGCAaatttgctcacccatccaaaaGCTGCCAGGTGGAGAACGGGAGAGTCATTGCATGTTTCGATTCATTAAAG GGTCGCTGCACGAGAGAGAACTGCAAATATCTGCACCCGCCGTCTCACCTGAAGACCCAGCTGGAGATCAATGGACGAAATAACCTGATACAGCAAAAGACCGCCGCCGCCATGTTGGCTCAGCAGATGCAGTTCATGATCCCCGGCACCACCATGCAGCCTGTG CACACCTTCCCGGTCAGCCAGGGCCTAGGTTCCAGTACTGGCCTGAGTTACGCACCCTACCTGACGCCGATGTCGCACAGCATGGGCCTGGTGCCCACTGACATCCTGCCCACCACCCCGGTCATCGTTCCTGGCAGCCCACCCGTTTCCGTCACGGCCAGCTCCTCCACAAACCAGAAACTGCTGCGTACTGACAAGCTGGAG GTGTGTCGTGAGTTCCAGAGAGGCAACTGCGCTCGCGGCGAGACGGACTGCCGCTTCGCTCACCCCAGCGACAGCCCCATGATCGACACCAGTGACAACACGGTCAGAGTCTGCATGGACTACATCAAGAGTCGATGCTCCCGCGAGAAGTGCAAGTACTTTCACCCTCCGGCTCACCTGCAGGCCAAGATCAAGGCGGCCCAACATCAGGCCAACCAGACGGCTGTAGCTGCACAAGCCGCTGCCACCACTGCAGCCATG ACTCAGTCGACTGCCAAAGCAATGAAGCGACCCCTCGAGGCAACTGTAGAACTG GCCTTCCCTCACGGCGTCCTTCAGCCGCTACCAAAGCGACCGGCGCTTGAGAAAAGCAACGGAGCGAGTTCCCTCTTCAATCCCAGTGTTTTGCACTATCAGCAGGCGTTGGCCAACGCACAGCTCCAGCAGCCTGCTTTCTTTCCCACAG CAACAACTCCTGCCACAAGTGTCCCCTACGCAGCAACAGCACCAGCCAATCAG
- the mbnl2 gene encoding muscleblind-like protein 2 isoform X13 produces the protein MALNIASIRDTKWLTLEVCRQFQRGTCSRSDEECKFAHPSKSCQVENGRVIACFDSLKGRCTRENCKYLHPPSHLKTQLEINGRNNLIQQKTAAAMLAQQMQFMIPGTTMQPVHTFPVSQGLGSSTGLSYAPYLTPMSHSMGLVPTDILPTTPVIVPGSPPVSVTASSSTNQKLLRTDKLEVCREFQRGNCARGETDCRFAHPSDSPMIDTSDNTVRVCMDYIKSRCSREKCKYFHPPAHLQAKIKAAQHQANQTAVAAQAAATTAAMAFPHGVLQPLPKRPALEKSNGASSLFNPSVLHYQQALANAQLQQPAFFPTATTPATSVPYAATAPANQIILK, from the exons ATGGCTCTCAACATCGCATCGATACGTGACACAAAATGGCTGACCCTGGAAGTGTGCCGACAGTTCCAGAGAGGGACATGTTCACGCAGCGACGAAGAATGCAaatttgctcacccatccaaaaGCTGCCAGGTGGAGAACGGGAGAGTCATTGCATGTTTCGATTCATTAAAG GGTCGCTGCACGAGAGAGAACTGCAAATATCTGCACCCGCCGTCTCACCTGAAGACCCAGCTGGAGATCAATGGACGAAATAACCTGATACAGCAAAAGACCGCCGCCGCCATGTTGGCTCAGCAGATGCAGTTCATGATCCCCGGCACCACCATGCAGCCTGTG CACACCTTCCCGGTCAGCCAGGGCCTAGGTTCCAGTACTGGCCTGAGTTACGCACCCTACCTGACGCCGATGTCGCACAGCATGGGCCTGGTGCCCACTGACATCCTGCCCACCACCCCGGTCATCGTTCCTGGCAGCCCACCCGTTTCCGTCACGGCCAGCTCCTCCACAAACCAGAAACTGCTGCGTACTGACAAGCTGGAG GTGTGTCGTGAGTTCCAGAGAGGCAACTGCGCTCGCGGCGAGACGGACTGCCGCTTCGCTCACCCCAGCGACAGCCCCATGATCGACACCAGTGACAACACGGTCAGAGTCTGCATGGACTACATCAAGAGTCGATGCTCCCGCGAGAAGTGCAAGTACTTTCACCCTCCGGCTCACCTGCAGGCCAAGATCAAGGCGGCCCAACATCAGGCCAACCAGACGGCTGTAGCTGCACAAGCCGCTGCCACCACTGCAGCCATG GCCTTCCCTCACGGCGTCCTTCAGCCGCTACCAAAGCGACCGGCGCTTGAGAAAAGCAACGGAGCGAGTTCCCTCTTCAATCCCAGTGTTTTGCACTATCAGCAGGCGTTGGCCAACGCACAGCTCCAGCAGCCTGCTTTCTTTCCCACAG CAACAACTCCTGCCACAAGTGTCCCCTACGCAGCAACAGCACCAGCCAATCAG